In the genome of Lactuca sativa cultivar Salinas chromosome 3, Lsat_Salinas_v11, whole genome shotgun sequence, the window ACTTTTTTGTTAAATGCCACAAAGTTTGCCATGAGGGACATATCCAAGACTACAAGCAAAGTAACCAATACGTGTAAATAGGCACATCCATAGCTTCAGGCAACCATTTGCCCAACAACTATTAAAACCCTTCTTTCAAAACCACCTTCTCTAGTTTACCCTCATAGCCCCTGTTCAATATTCTCCATCAAATATGACTACCGTTTCTCAAATCCAAACCGTTCCTCCATTTCATCTTGATGAAACGACAGCTGCGAGAGGATACAGTCCACAAAACTTGCAGTTCTATACAGCACCATCGAGCCCTATGCAGCTTGACAGCGATGAATTTGAATTTGAGATCACTAACCAGATGTTTTCTAGTCGTTGCGAGTTTCAACAAACATATCCTGCCTTCGCGTGGGCAAAGCGGAACTATAACACAGAGCATAAGTATTGGCTACCAGCTCGAGCCAAGTCTTTTGGTAGTGGACATGTTTTGCCTTTAAAACTCCCACCACGACTTCAGACATCGGTTTCTTCATCACCAAGGTCTCCAAACTCGGTCGTGAGATCCCCTTTTTCTCGGTCATGTGCTTGGAACGATGATTTTGATCCTTTCCAGTTTGCTTTGGAGAAAGTTAGCGAAGAGACACGGGCAAGGATGAGTTTCCATAGACGGTCACATTCATATTCTGCTTATCGAACCAGCAGTGTCTCACACTGGCTGGAAGACAAACAAGGGTTAAATCCCAGCCACGATGGTTCCAGAATTTTCAATCAAGGTATGTACGTATATATAGCAAGaaacttttaattttgtttggttaggctaaatgcaagaaatagttgTCTACTTTTATTTACTTTGTAGCATAGCATCTTCTTTGTCCATGCATTCTTGTATTTCAAATTTTTATTACGGAATATCATAATTCGAATAAGCTAGTCAATATTTTTTTCTGAAAGGTATTTTATAAAAGGATATAAGTGAATGTTATATTTAGATGGATTGCTATAATTCTTGAAAGTAATTAAAATATAATGCCATATACTAAGTAATTCAATAAAAATAAGTTATTTTGCATGTGGCTCTTTTATTTTTCTTGCTTTGTAAAATCCTTTTAAGAGTATGCAGGTGAATACCGTGGCTTCCATGTAGGTCTACCCATGAAGCCCATCGAACAGTTGAAACCAAGGGGACCAACACTAGCGAAGTTGATGAAGCGCAAAGAGTCGGCAGGGGTTCCTAAAGAATCGACGGTCAAACCAAGATCAAAGTCAAATCCAATGTTTCGAACTAGAAGTGTGTGGATGGGGGCAGATGTAGACCATGAGGCGATGAAGACCCGAAATGAGTCAAGGCCCTGTGCGGAATCAAAGAGGGAGAGAGTGATGTCATTTTTGTTCAAGTTGAAAAAGGGTACGAATTATGAAAGCAAAAGCGGTTGGAAACTACGTCGTTGCTTAGGGTATGGTCTTGGAAGTCCACCATCTATGAAGTAAATAAATAGGCCTACAATTTCAAGTCTCTCAGGACGTCCATGGCTTGTAATCCAAGTAATATAACACATATATGCATGTTACCACTTCAATGTGACCTCCTTTCCTTGTAGTTGAGTGCATGTTTTTTGCAATTTATAAATCGTATAGTATAATGTATAAAGTTATATCGTAATTAATAATTAGTGGAAAAACTTGTTGGGTAGGGATCTAATAAAGTTTTTGAAACCGAATGAGAAATTAGATATTTTTGAAGGATCATGTGAATATTTTTTCGAAATTGATATTCAATCCTATACCATAGTTATCCAAAATACAAATTATGAGGATAATCATTTCAAGGAATAATCTCATATCATGAACTAGgatttatatataatttgaattcttttgatcaccaaatatAAGTATCAATCAATATTAAATACTAACTTTATTTCATAAACAAGACATTGTAGTTTCAAAGATAATTATAAAGAAAGTATTTCGAAAAAAATTTCAATAACCTTGGGCTCTACTAGGGAGCTGCCCCAACAACCCTGCAAGGGGGTGCATCCCTTTGATCTCCCGTCATTTGGTCGAACCGATATCAAACTCGTTGTATATAGCATTCTGTACCTCTTAACTTGTAAtcaaatcaagaattaaactttATTGGTAATATATAAATTCTGTTACACTAAAATTCTCTGATTACAttaaaatcatcaacaaaactaaataaaagttgtagtgaTACAAACTCAAAATAACTATTTGCAGAACATTTTACTTGTAACATCTTTAATCATGTGGAATCTTGTTGCATGATTCGCGTGGGTTACATAAATTTGTATTGATTTAAAAAAGAATTATTGTTGCACAATATTTATATTTGTTAggcaaaataaaaaatttggtGGAAACGTTttattgtgatttattatgttttaatgtATTGTTTTTATAAGCAACAAAATAAATAGTGTCAATAAAGGTAGAAATAAAGTTAGCAATAAAATATGGTAAATGAGGGGTGTAGTCAATTTATTGAGAAATTATGAAGATGATAAATATAGTCTATAAATTGTCTTTATTTTATGGTATTGATaggttttattttataaaataacctatattttgattttttttttcattttcatacTCATTTTTTAAAAAGAATCGACTTTTATATATGGAAATCTCCATAAAGGCTTTTGAAGTTACATTTTAATAACACAAAAGTAatccttattattatttttttttttacaattaagcacaaaaaacCGATAAACGCTTGCAAAATTGACCTTATATCGGTTAATGTTAGTTTTCTAGGCATAATTATAAATAAACAATCAAGGATGATCTTTTTTGTTAATAGAATTAAAGTTTAAGGACTTTaatgaaaaattttcattttatatactaaattaatttgttcaacATGAAATCTATGATAAATGAATAATTGATATTACACCTTATAGTCGATTGTGACTTGGAGCACTTGGAAATTGGTAGTTATTAGATGACACCTCTTGGGACCATTGGTATGTTGTTAGACGTCAACAATGTCTATGTCAATCTACAATAAATATTGTTTAAGTTGGAGATTATTGGATCTATATGTCCAAGAATCATTTTAGAATGATAtttgctaataacatatgatcatatagggtcacacctttagcAAGTTGTCACTTACTAAATATTTATTaagtaatttgattattaataaatatattcaactcttgtaattaattaagaaataattattattttataaaaataatatttctaAACAGAATAACTAGACATTTAACCATATAGTATGATTTAATATGCTGTGTACAAATATTTGGACCTTTAagggttcatatatatatatatatatatatatatatatatatatatatatatatatatatatatatatatatatatatatatatatatatataatgtacatATACTTGTACACGTAAGAGATTATGTTTGATAACTTGGAAACATCACATCTCGCTTTCCCTTTCTCTTGGTCGTAACTTTTAGAGGTATAGGAGGTTGCTTGCCAACCTCCCTCTTACAGACTACATTCCCTACATCACCATGCCTTTAACTTGTGTAAGGGTATGGGTCTTGAATCTCATTAAAACACCCTGTTTCAGATCGTTTTGTGATGCAAGATCGTGAACTATGATTCGGTTATGGGTAGGCTTTGGGGCTTTTAAGAAGTAAGGTTTGGACCTTAATGAAAGATAATATTGTTGGCAATGGGACCAAGGCCTGGGAATTGTGTGTTCGGACCCGAGGTTGGAATGGGGAAAGTTATGTGttgagacatccccaaaatctcggccagaaaagaccgattttcatttatgcttttaaatattttcagagtaaatccttttgatttgaaagagttgcagaatttgttcccaaaaataaaacatgataaaacattgtttaccgaagcatttcataaaagaaatgtattttcattataatcaaaactcggggtgtcatgttccgattcagaccaataagcataaacgaatacattacaagtcatataacaaatataaacatatgcagacttgtaaacaaaacaacttgatggttcatccatctcatgcccttccgccactacctgtaatacaatttaaaactgagtgggtcaggcttgggagcctggtgagcatatagggttttcaacccacaataaatatcatatttaattttcaccaaccaacaataacccaattacccattcccgttattctcactttaatgtccctaaaacaactaacataagggacctagtctaagaatatttcatcggggtgacaacacatgcttcgggggtacctcagcaatataagtcaaataaggcaaccatgagggggatggagtacagcgaatgaacacccaagttcattaacacctacaggtggcgaacctgctaatgtttccacaagactgtctagaatagccagtggtcgtcatctaaactccgctagatgactcaatcaaacaacaacgaggcctctcatctgtttattacacaccaactgtctacccatgttctacccaacatattagtagataaaaatatacatttgtatacatagtttaaagaaaacctgtatagcatgctttaatcaacacatatatcacataacagatgaggcacacacacacataacacatatctcataaagaaataagcagatctataagatagaagagagtgaatactcattcacacataacacaaccaaatataaacacatagcacgtatttttatataaaatacttcgtattattgtattagaagaaataactacacactcacttgatcagaagatgatcggacagcactacggcttatagaagtagtaatccacagcagatctggaagatcttctcgaaaatcgaacttctcgcgggcagagcttcgactcgggaaccgcacttttcgggatcttcaggatctcgggacttgcctcggggctagagtatgataccgggacttcggggtagcttcgggggtttttgcacagagcttcgacacgaaaacgagagggaattggcaaaaatacccggaaccctcgcatccaatttatagggggctggagcctcggagtacgcggggcgtactgcgttacgcggggcgtactgcccaaaacgtcattgcttacgtatccgaagtgctcgagtgcgagtgtcgacatccctcggagtacgcggggcgtactcgagtacgcggggcgtacctcggatcagatcggtgactccttcggataatgcttccgaattttgaattaaaaataaatacaaaatgattaataaacttcggaaattcataacttcatcatacgaactccgttttcgacgttctttatatccacgcgaaggtgagaccatgctctacgactttcgtttagactccgtcggctaattttgactttatttttattaattatttttaataggccgggacagaaactttcgttataaattcataacttcttcgtttgacgtccgttctcgcctaactttttatcgtttcaataccaacaatgagatcttcgattctcatttaaattgcttcggctaacaaccgctcgatctcaaatcgagtaaaacaggctgtatatcgctaagccggaacttcgataaatcataacttcctcatacgaagtcagatttgggcgttctatatatattcgtaaacctcgtttcaactactacaacattaaccaaatatattaagtttattttacacttaaattttgacgcttatttttattcttaattaatcaaaccacataattaagcaattaagcacaaaacacacaatactcaaataatacaatcttattatttcaaaacgggttacagaggttaacctagactattacattgctaaaaaatggcaagcccggaaacacaggcgttacaattctctccaccttagaatgattccgtccccggaatcacacatcaacaaacaaatgcggatagcgactcaacatgtcactctccgactcccaggtgagattcggcccattcgtgtgtttccatcggacaagcactaacccaaccattttgcgtcgcaacttcttagtctttcggtcaacaattgcctctggttcttcaatcaaccttttgttctcatcaattctcaattcagaaattggaattatatcgggaacttctcccgtgaacttcctcaaataacacacatgaaaggtgttgtgaattccattcagttcttcgggtaattcgagcttgtaagcttggttcccaatcctctgaaggactttaaatggtccaataaaccttggactcaactttccccttttaccaaatcttataagtcccttccacggcgagactttaagcaaaactgaatctccaacctcaaaagtcatcggtcttcgcttcttgtcagcatagctcttttgacgatcttgagctgctaacattctttccctaattattttcaacttttcagcagtttgatgaaccatctccggtcccataaactgcttttccccagcctcaagccaacaagacggcgtacgacacttctgtccatacaaagcttcataaggtgccatcttaatgctcgagtgaaaactattattataggaaaattctaccaacggtaaatgttcatcccaattacctaggaattccaaggtacatgctctcagcatatcttcaagtgtttgtattgttctttcactctgaccatcagtctgcggatggtaagctgtgcttaaacataacttggtacccatttcctcttgtagacttttccaaaaccttgaggtgaaacggctatcacgatccgatacaatcgttaacggaacaccgtgaagcctcacaatttcccttacgtaagaattcgcaagcttctccatagaccatttctccctggccgctatgaaatgcgcacttttagtgaatcgatcaacgaccacccaaatcatgtcgtgaccattctttgttctgggcagtttagtgacaaaatccatagcaatgtcttcccacttacccataggcacaggcaatggttctaaactcccgtaaggtttctgatgttgtgtcttgactctcgcacaagtcacacactcggccacatactttgcaacatcaagcttcatcgtcggccaccagtagtagggttttaggtccctatacattttagtgctacccggatgaatcgagtacatggtcttgtgagcttcttccatcagaagatccctaattcctcctgacttaggtacccaaatacgatcttggaataccttcagtccatgaccgttagtaccaaacaccaacgttttacccaaacgttcctcctttcggtcatttttcttagaagcttcctcttgagctttctttatactttccacaatggtcgagacaacttcaattttcaacgctcttggcctcttcctttcaagattgactttccgactgagagcatcagcaacaacattagctttaccggggtggtaaagtatctcgcagtcgtagtctttaagtaattctagccagcgtcgttgcctcatattcaattctttctgattaaagaggtattggagactcttatgatcagtgaaaagtttgcacttcgtgccatagaggtaatgcctccatattttcagagcgaaaactaccgctgccaactccaaatcatgagtcgggtaattcttttcatgctctttcaactgtcgagacgcatatgctatcaccttttctctttgggtcaaaacacaacccaatccaacaccagacgcatcgctataaacagcgaagtcttcgactccatcgggtagagaaagtatcggtgcctcgcatagcttcttctttaacttctcgaatgcttctttatgcttctcactccaagcataagtagctcctttgtgggtcaaagctgttaatggagtagcaatcgaagaaaagccttggataaaccttcggtaatatccggctaatcctaaaaagcttcgaatctccgtgggacttttcggttgttcccacttcgtcacagcttcaatcttcgctggatcaaccattatcccttcttggttgaccacgtgacccaagaattggacctcacgaatccaaaaatcacatttggagaacttcgcataaagcttctccttcttcaaaacttctaacacttctcgcaagtgtctgccatgctcctcctggcttttcgagtagatcagaatgtcgtctatgaacactatcacggatttatcaaggaaaggattacaaaccctattcatcaaatccatgaacgctgctggagcattggttagtccaaacgacataaccaagaactcgtagtgtccatatctagttctgaatgcagtcttctcgatatcttgctctcttactttcagctgatgatatcctgacctaagatcgatcttcgagaaatagctcgaaccttgcaattgatcaaacaggtcatcaatcctcggcaacggatatctattctttattgttgccctgttcagctctctgtaatcgatgcacattctcatacttccatctttcttctttacaaataacaccggagctccccagggcgatgaactaggtctaatgaaacctttgtccaataactcctgaagttgcatcatcagctccttcatctccgtcggtgctaatcgataaggtgcttttgctattggcgtggttcctggtaacaagtctattctgaactccacttgtctatcaggtggtaatccaggaagatcctcgggaaatacttccggataatcacacaccactggaatactctgcatcaccttcttttctttcttagcatcaatcacgaatgctaaatatgatgtacatcccttggtcaaacactttctggctttcattagagaaatgattccagaattcactctgcgtttgtccccatacaccataaacgaatctttcccaggcgagtttactttaactatcttcttcttgcacaaaatttcg includes:
- the LOC111883231 gene encoding uncharacterized protein LOC111883231, producing the protein MTTVSQIQTVPPFHLDETTAARGYSPQNLQFYTAPSSPMQLDSDEFEFEITNQMFSSRCEFQQTYPAFAWAKRNYNTEHKYWLPARAKSFGSGHVLPLKLPPRLQTSVSSSPRSPNSVVRSPFSRSCAWNDDFDPFQFALEKVSEETRARMSFHRRSHSYSAYRTSSVSHWLEDKQGLNPSHDGSRIFNQGEYRGFHVGLPMKPIEQLKPRGPTLAKLMKRKESAGVPKESTVKPRSKSNPMFRTRSVWMGADVDHEAMKTRNESRPCAESKRERVMSFLFKLKKGTNYESKSGWKLRRCLGYGLGSPPSMK